The following coding sequences are from one Geothrix sp. window:
- the ispD gene encoding 2-C-methyl-D-erythritol 4-phosphate cytidylyltransferase: MSNPSSPASADPLRPFLVIPAGGRGMRMGGGLPKQFRDWDGRPLLQVTVEAFLAPGMPRLAGIALAVPESHMEEARSWSFQVPCTVVQGGETRQESVWLALRALPDQPLAPVMIHDAVRPFPPAAPLWEALEALNRFDGVLLGEPSTDTLKRVDPLGRVLRTEPREEFYRAQTPQIARLGTWLHAFDAAHEAGYAATDDAALLERLGLAVKLIPSPSSNLKLTTPEDWERARRH, from the coding sequence GTGTCGAACCCTTCATCACCCGCCAGCGCTGATCCCCTGCGCCCTTTCCTGGTCATTCCCGCCGGCGGACGGGGCATGCGCATGGGCGGCGGCCTGCCCAAGCAGTTCCGTGACTGGGACGGACGCCCCCTCCTGCAGGTGACTGTCGAGGCCTTCCTGGCGCCTGGCATGCCCAGGCTGGCCGGCATCGCCCTGGCCGTCCCCGAATCGCACATGGAGGAGGCCCGCAGCTGGTCCTTCCAGGTGCCCTGCACGGTCGTCCAGGGCGGCGAGACCCGCCAGGAGTCCGTCTGGCTGGCCTTGCGGGCCCTGCCCGACCAGCCCCTGGCCCCCGTGATGATCCACGATGCCGTGAGGCCCTTCCCCCCTGCCGCCCCCCTCTGGGAGGCCCTGGAGGCCCTCAACCGGTTCGACGGCGTCCTGCTGGGGGAACCCTCCACCGATACCCTCAAGCGGGTGGATCCCCTCGGCCGGGTGCTCCGAACCGAACCCCGGGAGGAGTTCTACCGGGCCCAGACCCCCCAGATCGCCCGGCTCGGCACCTGGCTCCATGCTTTCGATGCGGCCCATGAGGCTGGCTATGCGGCCACCGATGACGCGGCCCTGCTCGAGCGCCTCGGCCTGGCCGTGAAGCTCATCCCCAGCCCGAGCTCCAACCTGAAGCTCACCACGCCCGAGGATTGGGAGCGGGCCCGGCGGCACTGA
- a CDS encoding aminotransferase class I/II-fold pyridoxal phosphate-dependent enzyme: protein MSLLRPDLSDLPAYQRPPEPPTGVRLHMNEPAQDWPEAPRNALLARLRTMPFHHYPERQADLTERLRRRLGAPEGGLLLGPSSGALLDLVAMAGLSAGERVAIPDPGFSLYPLLVRRHGGRVRLVPQGTGFPLEPWFGALDCRQLWLTLPNNPTGAWITPAELEPLLAVAAARPEPPLVVLDEAYAEFAPATHRLAVDRYPNLVLLRTFSKALASAAWRIGYLVGDPTLISQLATLQLPYSLPTASLEALDVALDFAADFEAAVRVIPERRDRLAAALPSHRAAPSAGNFLHLSPDPSDALEAAGLKVRRLPGANATRITLGTEEATARVASVLGASLPASAPRPRRRLLVLDIDGVLIDADRSFMEAVARALAELRPALPWSDETYMAFKRLGGFNNDFRLAAGALALAEAFGDEDLQPRVEGTMGRGFPELEARFQALEPAAQAVVQKHYADTIRMERPLVSLPELQATGWDLAILTGRPPEELDLAWRVLGFRLPAICDAAPHLRKPEPAGLLQLADAFRAEEIVFVGDTVDDARCLRAAAALRSELAWRFVGVGPDRARFCGPGDGQSTTLLDFLPMLNQEPS from the coding sequence ATGTCCCTGCTGCGACCCGACCTGTCCGACCTGCCCGCCTACCAGCGGCCCCCCGAGCCGCCCACGGGCGTGCGCCTGCACATGAACGAGCCGGCCCAGGACTGGCCAGAGGCACCCCGGAACGCCCTGCTGGCGCGGCTTCGCACCATGCCCTTCCACCATTACCCCGAGCGCCAGGCCGACCTCACCGAGCGGCTGCGCAGACGCCTGGGCGCGCCGGAGGGTGGCCTGTTGCTGGGTCCCTCCAGCGGCGCGCTGCTGGATCTGGTGGCCATGGCTGGGCTCAGCGCCGGCGAGCGGGTGGCCATTCCCGATCCCGGCTTCAGCCTTTATCCGCTGCTGGTGCGGCGCCACGGTGGCCGCGTGCGGCTGGTGCCCCAGGGCACGGGCTTCCCTCTGGAACCCTGGTTCGGCGCCCTGGACTGCCGCCAGCTCTGGCTCACCCTACCCAACAATCCCACGGGCGCCTGGATCACGCCGGCGGAGCTGGAGCCCCTGCTGGCCGTAGCGGCTGCCCGCCCCGAGCCGCCCCTGGTGGTGCTGGACGAGGCCTACGCCGAGTTCGCCCCGGCCACCCACCGCCTGGCCGTGGACCGCTACCCGAACCTGGTGCTGCTGCGCACCTTCAGCAAGGCCCTGGCCTCCGCCGCCTGGCGCATCGGCTACCTGGTGGGCGATCCTACCCTGATCTCCCAGCTGGCCACCCTGCAGCTGCCCTACTCCCTGCCCACCGCCAGCCTCGAAGCTCTGGACGTGGCCCTGGATTTCGCCGCCGACTTCGAGGCCGCCGTGCGGGTCATCCCGGAGCGGCGGGACCGCCTGGCCGCGGCGCTCCCCTCCCACCGCGCCGCCCCTAGCGCCGGCAACTTCCTGCACCTGTCGCCGGACCCTTCGGACGCCCTGGAAGCCGCGGGCCTGAAGGTGCGCCGCCTGCCCGGCGCCAACGCCACCCGCATCACCCTGGGCACCGAGGAGGCCACGGCCCGCGTGGCCTCGGTGCTCGGTGCATCCCTGCCTGCATCAGCACCGCGGCCCCGGCGCCGGCTTCTGGTCCTCGACATCGACGGCGTCCTCATCGACGCCGACCGCAGCTTCATGGAGGCCGTGGCCCGTGCCCTGGCCGAGCTGCGCCCCGCCCTGCCCTGGTCGGATGAGACCTACATGGCCTTCAAGCGGCTGGGCGGTTTCAACAACGACTTCCGCCTCGCGGCCGGAGCGCTGGCGCTCGCTGAAGCGTTCGGCGACGAAGACCTGCAGCCGCGCGTGGAGGGAACCATGGGCCGGGGCTTCCCCGAGCTCGAAGCCCGCTTCCAGGCCCTGGAGCCTGCGGCCCAGGCCGTGGTGCAGAAGCACTACGCCGACACCATCCGCATGGAGCGCCCGCTCGTGTCGCTGCCCGAGCTCCAGGCCACCGGCTGGGATCTGGCCATCCTGACCGGACGCCCCCCCGAGGAACTCGACCTCGCCTGGCGCGTGCTGGGCTTCCGGCTGCCCGCGATCTGCGATGCCGCGCCCCACCTCCGCAAGCCGGAGCCCGCCGGCCTCCTGCAGCTGGCCGATGCCTTCCGCGCCGAGGAGATCGTGTTCGTGGGGGATACGGTGGACGATGCACGCTGCCTCCGGGCCGCCGCCGCGCTCAGGTCCGAGCTGGCCTGGCGCTTCGTGGGCGTCGGCCCGGACCGCGCGCGCTTCTGCGGGCCCGGCGATGGCCAATCCACCACCCTGCTCGACTTCCTGCCGATGCTGAACCAGGAGCCATCATGA
- a CDS encoding SPOR domain-containing protein: protein MPSPFHPTNWSQACVSWIHEIQIAFDPPVPVEPGKGGFLRLMRWSTPRVATLVILSFTLHCTRPPGSIPEAGTGSRNGVNTSDAQAYVEEGVASWYGGEDDGFSGRPTANGEIFDPEQYTCAHRTLPLGSFVEVENLENRKRTVLRVNDRGPFIKGRILDLSRRGAQELGFLGQGTSRVRLRSVDAMGLPVALDPVSNQADPYVVQVASLTDPKNIQSLTKELENTFGVVTLQSAVTRGGLSVKRVRVGSYTTRQDAEQAAEQIAKLLKDRGVEPFITRQR from the coding sequence ATGCCTTCCCCCTTCCATCCCACCAATTGGAGCCAGGCCTGTGTCTCGTGGATCCACGAGATCCAGATCGCCTTCGATCCTCCAGTCCCGGTGGAGCCAGGCAAGGGCGGTTTCCTCAGGCTGATGCGGTGGAGCACGCCCCGTGTCGCAACCCTGGTCATCCTCAGCTTTACGCTCCATTGCACCAGGCCCCCGGGCTCCATCCCCGAGGCCGGCACCGGCTCCAGGAATGGCGTGAACACCTCCGATGCCCAGGCCTACGTGGAAGAGGGTGTGGCCAGCTGGTACGGCGGAGAAGATGATGGATTCTCCGGCCGGCCTACGGCCAATGGGGAAATTTTCGACCCGGAACAATACACCTGCGCCCACCGGACCCTTCCCCTCGGCAGCTTCGTGGAGGTCGAGAATCTGGAGAATCGGAAGCGCACCGTCCTGCGGGTCAACGACCGGGGTCCCTTCATCAAGGGCAGGATCCTCGATCTGTCCCGCCGAGGCGCCCAGGAGCTGGGCTTCCTCGGGCAGGGAACCTCCAGGGTCCGCCTGCGATCCGTGGATGCGATGGGACTCCCCGTGGCCCTGGATCCCGTCAGCAATCAGGCCGACCCCTATGTCGTGCAGGTGGCCTCGCTCACGGATCCAAAAAATATCCAATCACTTACGAAGGAACTTGAAAACACCTTCGGCGTCGTCACCCTGCAAAGTGCCGTCACACGCGGGGGCCTGTCGGTCAAGCGGGTCCGGGTCGGGAGCTACACGACCCGCCAGGATGCCGAGCAGGCTGCGGAACAGATCGCCAAGCTCCTGAAGGACCGTGGTGTCGAACCCTTCATCACCCGCCAGCGCTGA
- the hisIE gene encoding bifunctional phosphoribosyl-AMP cyclohydrolase/phosphoribosyl-ATP diphosphatase HisIE encodes MNPDTLRFDSDGLIPGIVQDRAGTVRMVAWLNREALRLTLETGFVTFWSRSRQALWTKGESSGNRLKLIQIRPDCDADALLILADPEGPSCHRGTESCFDAGSEGGDPWPATLPWLGRLEALLKSRKAAASLDGSYTQKLFAQGVDRIAKKVVEEAGEVILAAKNDDREAFLGEAADLLFHLDLLLVERGASLLEVVEVLHGRHAGRAGGSS; translated from the coding sequence ATGAACCCAGACACCCTCCGATTCGACTCCGACGGCCTCATCCCCGGCATCGTGCAGGACCGCGCGGGCACCGTGCGCATGGTGGCCTGGCTCAACCGGGAAGCCCTGCGGCTCACCCTCGAAACCGGCTTCGTCACCTTCTGGAGCCGCTCCCGGCAGGCCCTCTGGACCAAGGGCGAGAGCAGCGGAAACCGGCTGAAGCTCATCCAGATCCGGCCGGACTGCGATGCCGATGCCCTGCTCATCCTGGCGGATCCCGAGGGCCCCAGCTGCCACCGCGGCACTGAGAGCTGCTTCGACGCCGGCTCTGAAGGAGGCGATCCCTGGCCCGCCACCCTGCCCTGGCTGGGCCGCCTGGAGGCGCTGCTGAAGTCCCGGAAGGCCGCCGCCTCCCTGGACGGCAGCTACACCCAGAAGCTCTTCGCCCAGGGCGTGGACCGCATCGCCAAGAAGGTCGTGGAGGAGGCCGGCGAGGTGATTCTCGCCGCCAAGAACGACGACCGCGAGGCCTTCCTGGGAGAGGCCGCGGACCTGCTCTTCCACCTGGACCTGCTGCTGGTGGAACGGGGGGCCAGCCTCCTCGAGGTGGTGGAGGTGCTGCACGGTCGCCACGCCGGGCGCGCCGGAGGGTCCTCCTGA
- the hisB gene encoding imidazoleglycerol-phosphate dehydratase HisB, translating to MRTASLRRATTETEVKLTLQLDGGEARIHTGLGYFDHMLMQLARHGSFGLDIEARGDLPVDSHHLVEDVGLCLGDALKEALGDRAGLARYAHAYVPLDEALARVVVDLSGRPWCEFHAELPAIILGDGFQVEMVREFFVALAMRGGLAIHADLIRGVNTHHKVEALFKALARALRQATRIEGGGVPSTKGTLSA from the coding sequence ATGAGGACCGCCAGCCTTCGACGCGCCACCACCGAGACCGAAGTGAAGCTCACGCTCCAGCTGGATGGGGGCGAGGCCCGCATCCACACCGGCCTGGGCTACTTCGACCACATGCTCATGCAGCTGGCCCGGCATGGCAGCTTCGGCCTCGACATCGAGGCCAGGGGCGACCTGCCCGTGGACAGCCACCACCTCGTGGAGGACGTGGGCCTGTGCCTCGGCGATGCCCTGAAGGAGGCCCTGGGCGACCGCGCGGGACTCGCCCGGTACGCCCACGCCTACGTCCCCCTGGACGAAGCGCTGGCGCGGGTCGTGGTGGATCTCTCCGGTCGTCCCTGGTGCGAGTTCCACGCGGAGCTGCCCGCCATCATCCTCGGCGACGGCTTTCAGGTGGAGATGGTCCGGGAGTTCTTCGTGGCCCTGGCCATGCGCGGCGGCCTGGCCATCCACGCCGATCTGATCCGCGGCGTGAACACGCACCACAAGGTCGAGGCCCTCTTCAAGGCGCTGGCCCGGGCCCTGCGGCAGGCGACCCGCATCGAGGGCGGCGGCGTGCCCTCCACCAAGGGAACCCTCTCCGCATGA
- the hisD gene encoding histidinol dehydrogenase: MASLARNGESEEDTRKAVMAILADVRRDGLPAVLDWTGRLDGVRLDPDSLRIPESTLEAARTDLDRQRPELMAALREMIGNIRRFAEGQRRCLSDLELPLPGGGTVGERWCALKTAGVYIPGGRAFYPSTLAMTVIPAQVAGVDRIVGVTPPKAAATLPGAWGVDPLVLACAAELGLTELYPFGGAQALGWLAFGEPAVDLIAGPGNRFVAEAKRQLIGTCGIDALAGPTELLVLADGSADPAWLAEDLLAQAEHDPDAAAVLVSYDRGLLEAVAAELQIRTATSPRRAILEQSLASHGRLVCASRDLAIALAQAWAPEHLELCVCDPETWLPSLTTAGAVFIGSASAEAFGDYGAGPNHVLPTDRSARYTSPLGVATFLKRQSLLRLSPADAAAMAPWVERLAEAEGLTHHGRSAALRGHHP; encoded by the coding sequence GTGGCCTCACTGGCGAGGAACGGGGAGAGCGAAGAGGATACGCGGAAGGCCGTGATGGCCATCCTGGCGGACGTGCGCCGGGACGGACTGCCGGCCGTGCTGGACTGGACGGGACGCCTGGACGGCGTCCGCCTGGATCCCGACAGTCTGCGCATTCCGGAATCGACTCTGGAGGCCGCCCGGACCGACCTGGACCGCCAGCGGCCGGAGCTCATGGCCGCCCTGCGCGAGATGATCGGGAACATCCGCCGCTTCGCCGAGGGCCAGCGCCGCTGCCTCAGCGACCTGGAGCTGCCCCTGCCCGGCGGTGGCACCGTGGGCGAGCGGTGGTGCGCCCTGAAGACCGCCGGCGTCTACATCCCCGGCGGCCGGGCCTTCTACCCTTCCACCCTGGCCATGACGGTGATTCCCGCCCAGGTCGCTGGCGTCGATCGCATCGTGGGCGTGACGCCACCCAAGGCCGCCGCCACCCTGCCCGGCGCCTGGGGCGTGGATCCGCTGGTGCTGGCCTGCGCCGCGGAGCTGGGCCTCACGGAGCTCTATCCCTTCGGCGGGGCCCAGGCCCTGGGGTGGCTGGCCTTCGGCGAACCCGCCGTGGATCTCATCGCCGGCCCCGGCAACCGCTTCGTGGCCGAGGCCAAGCGGCAGCTCATCGGCACCTGCGGCATCGATGCCCTGGCCGGCCCCACTGAACTGCTGGTGCTCGCCGACGGCAGCGCCGACCCCGCCTGGCTTGCGGAGGATCTGCTGGCCCAGGCCGAGCACGATCCCGATGCCGCCGCCGTGCTGGTGAGCTACGATCGCGGGCTGCTGGAGGCCGTGGCCGCGGAACTGCAGATCCGCACGGCCACTTCCCCGCGCCGCGCCATCCTCGAACAGAGCCTGGCCAGCCACGGGCGGCTCGTCTGCGCCAGCCGCGATCTGGCCATCGCCCTGGCCCAGGCCTGGGCTCCAGAACACCTCGAACTCTGCGTCTGCGATCCGGAAACCTGGCTGCCCTCGCTCACCACGGCAGGCGCCGTCTTCATCGGCAGCGCCAGCGCCGAGGCCTTCGGCGACTACGGCGCGGGACCGAATCACGTGCTGCCCACGGATCGCAGCGCGCGCTACACCAGCCCCCTGGGCGTGGCCACCTTCCTCAAGCGGCAGAGCCTGCTGCGCCTGTCCCCCGCCGATGCCGCTGCCATGGCCCCCTGGGTGGAACGGCTGGCCGAAGCGGAGGGCCTCACCCACCACGGACGCAGCGCCGCCCTCCGCGGCCATCACCCCTAG
- the hisF gene encoding imidazole glycerol phosphate synthase subunit HisF has protein sequence MPAKRIIPCLDVKAGRVVKGVQFKDLRDLGHPVDLARRYDAEGADELVFLDIAASIENRGTREAWVREVAHELSIPFTVGGGVSRVEDARSLLRAGADKVAVNTAAALRPALVSELADAFGRQCVVAAVDVKRDPDLGWRVFLKGGTEPTERAALDWLCELNELGAGEILLTSMDRDGTGEGFDIQLLELASQLPIPLIASGGAGLEIHFLEALEHGADAVLAATLFHEGILPIPRLKAYLAQNDLSVRI, from the coding sequence ATGCCGGCCAAGCGCATCATCCCCTGCCTGGACGTGAAGGCGGGACGCGTCGTGAAGGGCGTCCAGTTCAAGGATCTCCGGGACCTCGGCCACCCCGTGGACCTGGCCCGGCGCTACGACGCCGAAGGGGCCGACGAGCTCGTCTTCCTGGACATCGCCGCCTCCATCGAGAACCGGGGCACGCGCGAAGCCTGGGTGCGCGAGGTGGCCCACGAGCTGAGCATCCCCTTCACCGTGGGCGGCGGCGTCTCCCGTGTGGAGGACGCCCGGAGCCTGCTGCGGGCCGGCGCGGACAAGGTGGCGGTGAACACGGCGGCGGCACTGCGCCCCGCCCTGGTGTCCGAGCTGGCCGACGCCTTCGGCCGGCAGTGCGTGGTGGCGGCGGTGGACGTGAAGCGCGACCCGGACCTGGGTTGGCGGGTGTTCCTGAAGGGCGGCACCGAGCCCACGGAGCGCGCGGCCCTCGACTGGCTCTGCGAGCTGAACGAGCTCGGCGCGGGCGAGATTCTGCTCACCTCCATGGACCGAGACGGCACCGGCGAGGGCTTCGACATCCAGCTGCTCGAGCTGGCCTCGCAGCTGCCCATCCCCCTCATCGCCTCCGGCGGCGCGGGCCTGGAGATCCACTTCCTGGAGGCGCTGGAGCACGGCGCGGACGCGGTGCTGGCCGCCACGCTGTTCCACGAGGGCATCCTGCCCATTCCCCGCCTCAAGGCCTACCTGGCCCAGAACGACCTTTCCGTGCGGATCTGA
- the lpxC gene encoding UDP-3-O-acyl-N-acetylglucosamine deacetylase: MPRCTTPQTLSREITISGHGLHGNRPCSVRLVPVATPSGLVFVHTPTGTEIPAKADLAGDLVLATTLVKDGVRLQTIEHLLSALSGLEVEHLRIEVDAEELPILDGSAAPWVDAILEAGVQGLEGRRRFMKITRPVEIRNGDRWIRALPFDGFRLRYVIDFPIPALGRQSRELSLTPEKYRRELGAARTFCLAQEIDMMRARGLALGGSLDNAVVFGAEGPLNESLRYEDEAVRHKMLDLVGDLALLGAPLLGLVEAHAAGHAMHVALAQAILADPGCWEWTEDAEPANVSFFFHPLVAQPA; encoded by the coding sequence ATGCCCCGTTGCACCACGCCCCAGACCCTGAGCCGCGAGATCACGATCTCGGGTCATGGTCTGCATGGCAACCGCCCTTGTTCGGTGCGCCTGGTGCCCGTGGCCACCCCCTCCGGGCTGGTCTTCGTCCACACCCCCACCGGCACCGAGATCCCCGCCAAGGCCGACCTCGCCGGTGACCTGGTGCTGGCCACCACCCTGGTGAAGGATGGCGTGCGGCTCCAGACCATCGAGCACCTGCTCTCCGCCCTGTCCGGCCTGGAAGTCGAGCACCTCCGCATCGAAGTGGACGCCGAGGAACTGCCCATCCTGGATGGCAGCGCCGCCCCCTGGGTGGACGCCATCCTGGAAGCCGGCGTGCAGGGACTCGAAGGCCGCCGCCGCTTCATGAAGATCACCCGCCCCGTGGAGATCCGGAACGGCGACCGCTGGATCCGCGCCCTCCCCTTCGACGGCTTCCGCCTCCGCTACGTCATCGACTTCCCCATCCCGGCCCTGGGCCGCCAGAGCCGTGAGCTGAGCCTCACGCCCGAGAAGTATCGCCGGGAGCTAGGCGCCGCCCGCACCTTCTGCCTGGCCCAGGAGATCGACATGATGCGCGCCCGGGGCTTGGCCCTCGGCGGTAGCCTGGACAACGCCGTGGTCTTCGGCGCCGAGGGCCCCCTGAACGAATCCCTGCGTTACGAAGATGAAGCGGTCCGCCACAAGATGCTCGACCTGGTGGGCGATCTGGCCCTGCTGGGCGCGCCTCTGCTGGGCCTCGTGGAAGCCCATGCCGCCGGCCACGCCATGCACGTGGCCCTCGCCCAGGCCATCCTCGCCGATCCCGGCTGCTGGGAGTGGACCGAGGATGCCGAGCCCGCCAACGTGAGCTTCTTCTTCCATCCGCTGGTGGCCCAGCCCGCCTGA
- a CDS encoding 1-(5-phosphoribosyl)-5-[(5-phosphoribosylamino)methylideneamino] imidazole-4-carboxamide isomerase, which produces MQLIPSLDLMQGRLVRLRHGDPKQATFYDMEPEDWVGQLAEAGARRIHLVDLDGAFGRPLQGRFTRFPARFPEIHFQLGGGLRDRAAIEGVLDLGFDAVVGTLAVEQPASLKGLSGHRVIAALDLKGDRIVTRGWQAPSACASTDVFEALLTLGFNRALVTDVSRDGTLEGPGIEAAAWVAREGFLVQASGGIKELGDLLPLAKVPGVVGAISGKALMEGFIPLDDPRLRAALEGSL; this is translated from the coding sequence ATGCAACTGATCCCGAGCCTCGACCTGATGCAGGGCCGCCTCGTGCGCCTGCGCCACGGCGATCCGAAGCAGGCCACCTTCTACGACATGGAGCCCGAGGACTGGGTCGGCCAGCTGGCGGAGGCCGGCGCCCGGCGCATCCACCTGGTGGATCTGGATGGCGCCTTCGGCCGGCCGCTCCAAGGACGCTTCACCCGCTTCCCTGCGCGGTTCCCGGAGATCCACTTCCAGCTGGGGGGCGGTCTGCGGGACCGGGCCGCCATCGAGGGCGTGCTGGACCTGGGCTTCGACGCCGTGGTGGGCACCCTGGCCGTGGAACAGCCCGCCTCGCTCAAAGGCCTGTCAGGCCATCGCGTCATCGCGGCCCTCGACCTCAAGGGCGACCGCATCGTCACCCGGGGCTGGCAGGCCCCCAGCGCCTGCGCCTCCACGGATGTCTTCGAGGCCCTGCTCACCCTCGGCTTCAACCGCGCCCTGGTGACCGACGTCAGCCGCGACGGAACCCTCGAAGGCCCTGGCATCGAGGCGGCCGCCTGGGTGGCCCGTGAGGGCTTCCTCGTCCAGGCTTCGGGTGGCATCAAGGAGCTCGGAGATCTCCTGCCCCTCGCCAAGGTCCCGGGCGTGGTGGGCGCCATCAGCGGCAAGGCCCTGATGGAGGGCTTCATCCCCCTGGACGATCCCCGGCTCCGCGCCGCGCTGGAAGGGAGCCTCTGA
- the hisH gene encoding imidazole glycerol phosphate synthase subunit HisH, producing MSAADIITLIDYDAGNLASLEGALDRLGLPYRRAATPDQAALEGPVVLPGVGHFEAAQRSLRERGWWRVLPSLVAEGRPLLGICLGLQLLAEGSEEAPRASGLGLIPGIVRRLGPGVKVPHMGWSQIRQHRAHPGLPDPDGGWLYFVHSYALAPTVETIYVAEHGRPFAAVEARGNVMGFQPHPEKSGRAGLLLLQSSLAWMGVSAPQPEVPCN from the coding sequence ATGAGTGCCGCCGACATCATCACCCTCATCGACTACGACGCCGGCAACCTGGCCTCCCTGGAAGGCGCCCTGGACCGCCTGGGACTGCCCTATCGGCGGGCGGCGACCCCCGATCAGGCTGCTCTCGAAGGGCCGGTCGTGCTGCCCGGCGTGGGCCACTTCGAGGCCGCCCAGCGGTCGCTGCGCGAGCGCGGCTGGTGGCGCGTGCTCCCGAGCCTGGTGGCGGAGGGCCGGCCCCTGCTCGGCATCTGCCTGGGGCTGCAGCTGCTCGCCGAGGGCAGCGAGGAGGCGCCGCGCGCCTCGGGCCTGGGCCTCATTCCCGGCATCGTCCGGCGCCTTGGCCCGGGCGTGAAGGTCCCCCACATGGGCTGGAGCCAGATCCGCCAGCATCGCGCCCACCCGGGCCTGCCCGACCCCGACGGCGGCTGGCTCTACTTCGTCCACAGCTACGCCCTGGCACCCACGGTGGAGACCATCTACGTGGCCGAGCACGGCCGCCCCTTCGCCGCCGTGGAGGCCCGGGGGAACGTCATGGGCTTCCAGCCCCACCCGGAGAAGTCCGGGCGCGCCGGCCTGCTCCTGCTCCAGTCCTCCCTCGCCTGGATGGGCGTGTCGGCCCCGCAGCCGGAGGTGCCATGCAACTGA
- a CDS encoding ATP phosphoribosyltransferase regulatory subunit, with protein sequence MPVRTPHFPDLLFGSAARLRRWEAALMGLLAAQGYRELHPSLVLREAIPEGALRFFDGDDLVALRWDFTVALAGLLARGFAAPPDRVAYAGAVFRRPVQPWEAVERFEVGCERIQPEGERSDEADVELACLLMAIPGAIGLKNAILHLGHAALVRRPLEAEGLSRGLADEVVAALSRRAPHRVREVLKGHPAAARLTAHAEALLSELDGPGTLDALGASPYAHLLEGEREHMDRALKALLPILPANLELRVDLADVAGLGFYTGPTLRLWAPGAQQELAAGGRYDRLFPDLGRPWQAAGFCVRLSRLLDLAETRPDLFEPLP encoded by the coding sequence ATGCCGGTCCGCACGCCCCACTTCCCTGATCTGCTCTTCGGTTCCGCCGCGAGGCTCCGCCGCTGGGAGGCCGCCCTCATGGGCCTGCTCGCGGCCCAGGGCTACCGCGAGCTGCATCCGTCGCTGGTCCTGCGCGAAGCCATCCCGGAGGGCGCCCTGCGCTTCTTCGATGGCGACGACCTCGTGGCCCTGCGCTGGGATTTCACGGTGGCCCTGGCGGGCCTGCTGGCCCGCGGGTTCGCGGCGCCACCGGATCGCGTGGCCTACGCGGGTGCCGTGTTCCGCCGGCCTGTCCAGCCCTGGGAGGCGGTGGAGCGCTTCGAGGTGGGCTGTGAGCGCATCCAACCCGAAGGGGAGCGCTCCGACGAGGCCGACGTCGAGCTGGCCTGCCTGCTCATGGCCATCCCGGGTGCCATCGGCCTGAAGAACGCCATCCTCCACCTGGGCCATGCCGCCCTGGTGCGGCGCCCCCTGGAGGCGGAGGGGCTGTCCAGAGGCCTGGCGGACGAGGTGGTGGCGGCGCTCTCGCGCCGCGCCCCCCACCGGGTCCGCGAGGTGCTGAAGGGCCATCCCGCGGCCGCGAGGCTGACGGCCCATGCCGAAGCCCTGCTGTCCGAACTGGACGGCCCCGGAACCCTCGACGCCCTGGGGGCCAGCCCCTACGCGCACCTCCTGGAGGGCGAGCGGGAGCACATGGACCGGGCCCTGAAGGCCCTGCTGCCCATCCTTCCCGCCAACCTCGAGCTGCGCGTGGACCTGGCCGACGTGGCGGGGCTGGGTTTCTACACCGGCCCCACCCTGCGGCTCTGGGCCCCGGGCGCCCAGCAGGAGCTGGCCGCGGGCGGGCGCTACGACCGCCTCTTCCCTGACCTGGGACGCCCCTGGCAGGCGGCGGGCTTCTGCGTGCGGCTGTCGCGCCTGCTCGATCTCGCCGAGAC